The Chiloscyllium punctatum isolate Juve2018m chromosome 42, sChiPun1.3, whole genome shotgun sequence genome includes a region encoding these proteins:
- the cbx1b gene encoding chromobox protein homolog 1b isoform X3: MGKKQNKKKVEEVLEEEEEEYVVEKVLDRRIVKGKVEYLLKWKGFSDDDNTWEPEENLDCPDLIAEFLQSQKIAHDGIDKTEGPKRKAESDTETEENKNKKRREEQEKPRGFARGLEPERIIGATDSSGELMFLMKWKNSDEADLVPAKEANVKCPQVVISFYEERLTWHSYPSEEEEKKEEK, from the exons ATGGGGAAAAAGCAAAACAAGAAAAAAGTGGAGGAGGTTCtagaagaggaggaggaagagtaCGTCGTGGAAAAAGTACTGGACAGGCGTATCGTGAAAGGGAAAGTGGAATATCTGCTGAAGTGGAAAGGATTCTCGGA TGATGACAATACATGGGAACCTGAGGAGAATCTTGACTGTCCTGATCTCATCGCAGAATTTTTACAGTCCCAGAAAATAGCACATGATGGAATAGATAAAACAGAGGGGCCCAAACGGAAAGCAGAGTCTGATACTGAAACTGaggaaaataaaaacaagaagaggagagaggag CAGGAGAAACCAAGAGGTTTTGCCAGAGGATTGGAGCCAGAGCGTATTATTGGGGCTACGGACTCCAGCGGAGAGCTCATGTTCCTCATGAAGTG GAAAAATTCTGATGAAGCTGATTTGGTTCCAGCAAAAGAGGCAAATGTCAAGTGTCCCCAGGTGGTTATCTCATTTTATGAGGAACGTCTGACGTGGCATTCGTATCCATCTGAAGAGGAAGAAAAGAAGGAGGAAAAGTAA
- the cbx1b gene encoding chromobox protein homolog 1b isoform X2, producing the protein MASASLLNLRLDTMGKKQNKKKVEEVLEEEEEEYVVEKVLDRRIVKGKVEYLLKWKGFSDDDNTWEPEENLDCPDLIAEFLQSQKIAHDGIDKTEGPKRKAESDTETEENKNKKRREEQEKPRGFARGLEPERIIGATDSSGELMFLMKWKNSDEADLVPAKEANVKCPQVVISFYEERLTWHSYPSEEEEKKEEK; encoded by the exons ATGG CCTCAGCCTCACTTCTGAATTTAAGACTGGACACAATGGGGAAAAAGCAAAACAAGAAAAAAGTGGAGGAGGTTCtagaagaggaggaggaagagtaCGTCGTGGAAAAAGTACTGGACAGGCGTATCGTGAAAGGGAAAGTGGAATATCTGCTGAAGTGGAAAGGATTCTCGGA TGATGACAATACATGGGAACCTGAGGAGAATCTTGACTGTCCTGATCTCATCGCAGAATTTTTACAGTCCCAGAAAATAGCACATGATGGAATAGATAAAACAGAGGGGCCCAAACGGAAAGCAGAGTCTGATACTGAAACTGaggaaaataaaaacaagaagaggagagaggag CAGGAGAAACCAAGAGGTTTTGCCAGAGGATTGGAGCCAGAGCGTATTATTGGGGCTACGGACTCCAGCGGAGAGCTCATGTTCCTCATGAAGTG GAAAAATTCTGATGAAGCTGATTTGGTTCCAGCAAAAGAGGCAAATGTCAAGTGTCCCCAGGTGGTTATCTCATTTTATGAGGAACGTCTGACGTGGCATTCGTATCCATCTGAAGAGGAAGAAAAGAAGGAGGAAAAGTAA
- the cbx1b gene encoding chromobox protein homolog 1b isoform X1 → MGKKQNKKKVEEVLEEEEEEYVVEKVLDRRIVKGKVEYLLKWKGFSDDDNTWEPEENLDCPDLIAEFLQSQKIAHDGIDKTEGPKRKAESDTETEENKNKKRREEEKPRGFARGLEPERIIGATDSSGELMFLMKWKNSDEADLVPAKEANVKCPQVVISFYEERLTWHSYPSEEEEKKEEK, encoded by the exons ATGGGGAAAAAGCAAAACAAGAAAAAAGTGGAGGAGGTTCtagaagaggaggaggaagagtaCGTCGTGGAAAAAGTACTGGACAGGCGTATCGTGAAAGGGAAAGTGGAATATCTGCTGAAGTGGAAAGGATTCTCGGA TGATGACAATACATGGGAACCTGAGGAGAATCTTGACTGTCCTGATCTCATCGCAGAATTTTTACAGTCCCAGAAAATAGCACATGATGGAATAGATAAAACAGAGGGGCCCAAACGGAAAGCAGAGTCTGATACTGAAACTGaggaaaataaaaacaagaagaggagagaggag GAGAAACCAAGAGGTTTTGCCAGAGGATTGGAGCCAGAGCGTATTATTGGGGCTACGGACTCCAGCGGAGAGCTCATGTTCCTCATGAAGTG GAAAAATTCTGATGAAGCTGATTTGGTTCCAGCAAAAGAGGCAAATGTCAAGTGTCCCCAGGTGGTTATCTCATTTTATGAGGAACGTCTGACGTGGCATTCGTATCCATCTGAAGAGGAAGAAAAGAAGGAGGAAAAGTAA